A single genomic interval of uncultured Methanobrevibacter sp. harbors:
- a CDS encoding potassium channel family protein: MSIKNLLIEMKNMSELMVDLAYSAVLFNSKTAAEEVITLENEVNAMNYEIKKESLVAARSYEDAEKLTALLEIAEATESMANAAKDLADLVLTGFKPHPVFKMVMEESDKSIVRVTIDDSSELANNTLGDLLLVNRTGMRVISIRRGVSWIYGPDKNTMLLAGDTLILKGTDEGADLLEKLAAGTCSLDDIPDELEE, from the coding sequence TTGTCAATCAAAAATCTTTTAATTGAAATGAAGAACATGTCGGAATTAATGGTTGATTTAGCTTATTCCGCTGTATTGTTCAACAGTAAGACTGCTGCTGAGGAAGTCATTACATTAGAAAATGAAGTCAATGCAATGAATTATGAAATTAAAAAAGAATCATTAGTTGCTGCCAGATCATATGAAGATGCTGAAAAATTAACAGCATTACTTGAAATTGCCGAAGCTACAGAAAGTATGGCAAATGCAGCAAAAGATTTAGCTGATTTAGTATTAACTGGTTTTAAACCACATCCAGTATTTAAAATGGTTATGGAAGAATCCGATAAAAGTATTGTTAGAGTTACTATAGATGACTCATCAGAATTAGCTAATAATACATTAGGTGATTTGCTTTTAGTGAATCGTACAGGTATGAGAGTAATTTCTATTAGACGAGGTGTATCCTGGATTTACGGTCCGGATAAGAATACAATGCTTTTAGCAGGTGACACATTAATTTTAAAAGGAACAGATGAGGGCGCTGATTTGCTTGAAAAATTAGCTGCAGGAACTTGTTCATTAGATGACATTCCAGATGAATTAGAAGAATAA
- the cobJ gene encoding precorrin-3B C(17)-methyltransferase — protein sequence MINVIGIGQNRDNMTLGAIKAIEESDVIIGYKKYINQIEDLISGKEVIKKGMGDEIARAEFAIQKSLDGQTVSLISSGDPGVFGMANVLYQIVSKYDDVEIKVYPGVSALNYASSHLGAPLHDFAAISLSNILTPLSEIEKKLRYALEANLIVAVYNPISKTRKEPFRRFKQCVLDIKGENALIGIIDSTYEPPKATIVKLKDLTEDIVNMSCTLIVGNDLTYEQDGKLVTPRGYVIRSKIHPLSQNHYEKFLNGEIAHGPNRECEFYPCHYEGQYCDFCYCPFYPCGDSSTGGEWIKGKGVWNCKECMWLHDKETVECLREPLENILEEVEDLKSKKKTLLKLRKACLLHVNPNDL from the coding sequence ATGATTAATGTAATTGGAATTGGTCAGAATAGGGATAACATGACCTTGGGGGCTATTAAAGCCATCGAGGAATCTGATGTTATTATAGGTTATAAAAAATATATTAATCAGATTGAGGATTTAATTTCCGGTAAGGAAGTTATCAAAAAAGGAATGGGCGATGAGATAGCGAGAGCTGAATTTGCCATTCAAAAAAGTCTTGATGGCCAAACAGTTTCATTAATTAGTTCTGGAGACCCTGGTGTTTTTGGAATGGCCAACGTATTGTATCAGATTGTTAGTAAATATGATGATGTTGAAATTAAGGTTTATCCTGGAGTATCCGCTTTGAATTATGCTTCCAGTCACTTAGGAGCACCGTTGCATGATTTTGCAGCTATCAGCTTAAGCAATATATTGACTCCACTTTCCGAGATAGAAAAGAAATTAAGGTATGCGCTTGAGGCTAACTTAATAGTTGCTGTATATAATCCAATTAGTAAAACACGTAAAGAACCATTCAGAAGATTTAAACAATGTGTTTTAGATATTAAAGGTGAAAATGCATTAATTGGTATTATTGATAGTACGTATGAGCCTCCAAAAGCAACAATCGTTAAACTTAAAGATTTAACAGAAGACATTGTTAACATGTCTTGTACATTAATAGTCGGAAACGATTTGACTTATGAGCAGGATGGAAAACTTGTAACACCTAGAGGATATGTTATAAGGTCTAAAATTCATCCATTATCACAAAATCATTATGAAAAATTTTTAAATGGCGAAATTGCACATGGACCTAACCGTGAATGTGAGTTCTATCCATGTCACTATGAAGGTCAGTACTGTGATTTCTGTTATTGTCCATTTTATCCATGCGGAGATTCTTCAACTGGCGGGGAATGGATTAAAGGCAAAGGCGTTTGGAACTGTAAGGAATGTATGTGGTTACACGATAAAGAGACAGTTGAATGCTTAAGAGAACCTTTAGAAAACATTTTAGAAGAAGTTGAAGATTTGAAATCAAAGAAAAAAACATTATTGAAACTTAGAAAAGCATGTTTATTGCATGTCAATCCAAACGACTTATGA